The Fusarium keratoplasticum isolate Fu6.1 chromosome 8, whole genome shotgun sequence genome includes a region encoding these proteins:
- a CDS encoding Brix domain-containing protein → MAAVYKSISKTSGSKAEAPSNGIKKNKQRVLILSSRGVTFRHRHLLNDIASMLPHSRKDAKFDSKTKLYELNELAEMYNCNNVMFFEARKGKDLYVWLSKVPNGPTIKFHLQNLHTMEELHFTGNCLKGSRPVLSFDGAFDKQPHLRVIKELFLHTFGVPQGARKSKPFIDHVMGFSFVDGKIWVRNYQINEVEASQTKEGEEEDEEAAKSKSRSGNKDTDINLVEIGPRFVLTPIVIQEGSFGGPIIYENKEFVSPNQVRADLRRTKASRHNSRAEKHVERLNKKGDLGLRSVGGQRPVKDDLDTKMLFA, encoded by the exons ATGGCAGCCGTCTACAAGTCTATCTCCAAGACCAGTGGCTCAAAGGCCGAGGCGCCTAGcaatggcatcaagaagaacaagcagAGAGTCTTGATCCTCTCCTCGAGAGGCGTTACCTTCCG ACACCGCCATCTCTTGAACGATATTGCGTCGATGCTCCCTCACAGCCGAAAAGATGCCAAGTTCGACTCCAAGACAAAGCTCTACGAGCTGAACGAGCTGGCCGAGATGTACAACTGCAACAACGTCATGTTCTTCGAGGCGAGGAAGGGAAAGGATCTCTATGTGTGGCTCAGCAAGGTCCCTAACGGACCTACAATCAAGTTCCACCTCCAGAACT TGCACACAATGGAAGAACTTCACTTCACCGGTAACTGCCTGAAGGGCTCGAGACCCGTCCTCTCCTTCGATGGCGCCTTTGACAAGCAACCCCACCTGCGAGTTATCAAGGAGCTATTCCTCCACACCTTTGGCGTTCCCCAGGGCGCTCGGAAATCCAAGCCTTTCATCGACCACGTCATGGGCTTCAGCTTCGTCGATGGCAAGATCTGGGTCCGAAACTACCAGATcaacgaggttgaggcttcgcagaccaaggagggagaagaggaggatgaggaggccgccAAGTCAAAGTCCCGATCCGGAAACAAGGACACCGACATCAACCTGGTCGAGATTGGTCCCCGATTCGTCCTGACACCCATCGTGATCCAGGAGGGATCCTTTGGCGGACCCATCATCTACGAGAACAAAGAGTTTGTGTCGCCGAACCAGGTGCGAGCCGATCTTCGGCGGACGAAGGCCTCCCGACACAACTCTCGTGCGGAGAAGCACGTCGAGAGGTTAAACAAGAAGGGCGATCTCGGACTTCGGTCGGTCGGCGGACAGCGGCCGGTCAAGGACGACCTGGACACCAAGATGCTGTTTGCCTAG
- a CDS encoding Histone deacetylase yields the protein MDPRAMDAVDLPMKDADAPNGLKTDNSIDDDDTASEDANSSEEDPEPQDLALDQVRRRGLLPTGCCYDDRMKLHMNADFSPNTHHPEDPRRIHEIFKAFKKAGLVYTGSEADLPRIIRECPTRYMWRIAARSATKDEICLAHSADHFSWVENLDKISTAELRELTRRYDQGRESLYVGSMSYPAALLSAGGAIETCKNVVTGQVKNAFAVIRPPGHHAEFDAPMGFCFFNNVPVAVRVCQQDYPDLCRKVLILDWDVHHGNGVQNIFYQDANVLYISLHVYANGTFYPGKPPNPITPDGGIENCGSGPGLGKNINIGWHDQGMGDGEYMAAFQKIIMPIAKEFNPDLVVISAGFDAADGDELGGCFVSPGCYAHMTHMLMSLAGGKVSVCLEGGYNLKAISKSAVAVAQTLMGEPPPKMELPKINKEAARILAKVQAHQAPYWECMRPGIVDVPEVQSLNANRLHDVIRNAQRQVLQTKHNMVPLYIQREQLYKSYENQVLVTPSLHEANKILIIIHDPPQLLAQPDVIDTSLDPHNAWVVDGVTEYIDWAISQKFGVMDINVPAYITHEEDSDAYIPGFKEKALQEQIQSLVCYLWDNYLQLYDAENIFIMGVGNAYLGVKVLLVNRDCKARISGVVNFVNGTLRPVKSDIDTDLSSWYKDNSRVYIAGDHACWSDPDLTRKVHKRRFGTVVRSPKFGLNKMMQAHADEARAWILERVVEASDADMTDDEKQ from the exons ATGGATCCAAGGGCCATGGATGCTGTCGACCTACCCATGAAGGACGCCGATGCGCCCAACGGGCTCAAGACGGACAAcagcatcgacgacgacgacacggCGTCCGAGGATGCCAACTCCAGCGAGGAGGACCCCGAGCCTCAGGATCTTGCACTTGATCAGGTGCGGCGGCGAGGTCTACTTCCTACGGGCTGCTGTTATGACGACAGGATGAAACTTCACATGAACGCAGACTTCAGTCCAAATACCCATCATCCAGAAGACCCCCGCAGAATCCACGAGATCTTCAAGGCGTTCAAGAAAGCGGGCCTCGTCTATACCGGCTCCGAGGCAGACCTTCCAAGGATCATAAGAGAGTGTCCTACACGATACATGTGGCGGATAGCTGCCCGTTCGGCGACAAAAGATGAGATCTGTCTCGCCCACTCAGCTGACCATTTCAGCTGGGTTGAGAATCTAGACAAGATCAGCACCGCAGAGCTTCGAGAGTTGACTAGGAGATACGATCAAGGACGCGAATCCCTCTATGTCGGCAGCATGTCGTATCCCGCAGCCCTCCTCTCCGCTGGGGGTGCTATCGAGACCTGCAAGAATGTTGTCACAGGACAGGTGAAGAACGCGTTCGCCGTGATTCGACCGCCGGGGCACCACGCCGAGTTTGATGCGCCCATGGGCTTCTGTTTCTTCAACAATGTTCCAGTGGCCGTCAGAGTATGTCAGCAAGATTATCCCGATCTATGTCGCAAGGTCCTGATCCTGGACTGGGATGTCCATCACGGCAACGGAGTGCAAAACATCTTTTATCAGGATGCCAACGTCCTCTACATTTCGCTTCACGTATACGCCAATGGAACATTTTACCCTGGAAAGCCACCGAATCCCATAACCCCCGATGGAGGCATCGAGAACTGTGGCAGCGGTCCTGGGCTTGGCAAGAATATCAACATTGGTTGGCACGACCAAGGCATGGGAGATGGTGAATACATGGCGGCCTTCCAGAAGATCATCATgcccatcgccaaggagtTCAATCCCGACTTGGTGGTCATCTCTGCCGGCTTTGACGCTGCGGATGGCGATGAGCTAGGAGGTTGCTTCGTTTCACCAGGCTGCTATGCTCACATGACGCATATGCTCATGTCTCTGGCCGGCGGGAAGGTCTCTGTGTGTCTTGAAGGCGGCTACAACCTGAAAGCTATTTCCAAGTCAGCTGTCGCCGTCGCTCAGACACTCATGGGCGAGCCGCCACCCAAGATGGAGCTccccaagatcaacaaggaAGCTGCAcgcatcttggccaaggtcCAGGCGCACCAGGCCCCGTACTGGGAGTGCATGCGGCCTGGCATTGTCGATGTGCCAGAGGTTCAGTCGCTCAACGCTAACCGCCTCCACGACGTTATTAGGAACGCCCAAAGACAAGTCCTGCAGACCAAGCACAACATGGTACCTCTCTACATCCAGCGCGAACAGCTGTACAAGTCGTATGAGAACCAAGTGCTGGTGACTCCGAGTCTGCATGAAGCGAACAAGATTCTGATTATTATTCACGATCC ACCTCAGCTCCTAGCCCAGCCGGATGTCATCGATACATCTCTCGATCCGCATAATGCTTGGGTT GTTGACGGTGTAACCGAATACATTGATTGGGCTATTAGCCAGAAGTTTGGTGTCATGGATATCAACGTTCCTGCGTATATCACCCATGAAGAG GACTCGGATGCATATATCCCAGGCTTCAAAGAAAAGGCCCTCCAGGAACAGATTCAGTCTCTAGTCTGCTATCTATGGGACAATTATCTGCAACTATACGACGCAGAAAATATCTTCATCATGGGCGTCGGGAACGCCTATCTCGGGGTCAAGGTTCTTCTCGTAAACAGAG ACTGCAAGGCAAGGATTTCCGGAGTGGTGAATTTCGTCAATGGAACACTCCGGCCAGTCAAGTCAGATATCGATACGGATCTCTCGTCCTGGTACAAGGACAACTCACGCGTCTACATCGCGGGCGACCATGCGTGCTGGTCCGATCCTGACCTGACTCGGAAGGTCCACAAGCGCCGCTTCGGAACGGTTGTGCGAAGCCCCAAGTTTGGTCTCAACAAGATGATGCAGGCCCACGCTGACGAGGCACGCGCGTGGATCCTGGAGAGAGTTGTTGAGGCATCAGACGCGGATATGAcagatgatgagaagcaaTGA
- a CDS encoding F-box domain-containing protein, protein MASNMASTPNTPYLTGLPNEIVLEIYHQLNLDGVFNLAATHRTFYELFNKRKASILLPVLVRDFSPFDELLQVYTASADDLDSLGGLYASRRVVFKRFIGDTGTVLAPRTEYRPTPSVASSNGFTAVSKTGKPTLPHSHAMKTVVLTEQDLKPLLGYCQLVSKWQTRFPQMRWYHEPENCRYLRQHEAERFRRAMYRWWLYGFYFHGDFPRPRVGLPEPGVDDPRLSQLRRYSMSELVELMDLVETMKDVVLHYLCPRLDPNQEYETCDSYLHDVADRPESLSRGWRDQSRWGRIVKTYCKLGPKELMHLFDNIYSFPRRRLIVEARLLQPNLTFDQESISVAIQCVLDERQWSLNMPSLPQDGSGGVIDWDDERDAERVKFGGDASPDGSLQGGARLLRSSSHYSPRGDDGSCLEDIPRQSWIEGRYMMSFA, encoded by the exons atggcttccaacATGGCCAGCACACCTAATACGCCTTACCTGACTGGGCTTCCCAACGAGATCGTCCTCGAAATCTACCATCAACTAAACCTAGATGGAGTTTTCAATCTCGCCGCTACTCACAGGACTTTCTATGAGCTCTTCAATAAGAGAAAGGCCTCCATTCTACTTCCTGTCTTGGTCCGGGACTTTAGTCCCTTTGATGAACTCTTGCAAGTTTATACCGCTTCAGCCGATGATCTTGATTCTCTTGGAGGTTTGTATGCTTCTCGAAGAGTCGTGTTCAAGCGCTTCATTGGAGACACGGGGACCGTCCTTGCTCCGCGAACAGAGTATCGACCTACTCCATCAGTGGCTTCTAGCAATGGGTTCACCGCGGTCAGCAAGACTGGAAAGCCGACCCTTCCCCACTCCCATGCCATGAAGACGGTTGTCTTGACAGAGCAAGACTTGAAACCTCTTCTTGGCTACTGCCAGCTGGTGTCCAAGTGGCAGACCCGGTTTCCTCAGATGAGGTGGTATCACGAGCCCGAAAACTGCCGATACCTCCGCCAACACGAGGCTGAGCGGTTCCGTAGAGCCATGTATCGGTGGTGGCTTTACGGATTCTACTTTCACGGCGACTTCCCACGCCCGCGTGTTGGTCTCCCTGAGCCTGGTGTGGACGACCCGCGGCTGAGCCAGCTCCGGCGATACTCAATGAGTGAGTTGGTGGAGTTGATGGACCTGGTTGAGACCATGAAGGATGTGGTTCTTCATTATCTCTGCCCCCGCCTGGACCCTAATCAGGAATAT GAAACCTGCGATTCTTATCTGCATGACGTTGCTGATCGACCCGAGTCCCTTTCGAGAGGGTGGCGGGACCAGAGTCGATGGGGTCGTATCGTCAAGACATACTGCAAGCTCGGTCCCAAAGAGCTGATGCATTTGTTTGACAACATCTACAGCTTTCCTCGCAGGCGTCTGATCGTCGAGgctcgccttcttcagccCAACCTCACCTTCGACCAGGAATCCATCTCAGTCGCTATCCAATGCGTCCTGGACGAGCGCCAGTGGTCGCTGAACATGCCAAGTCTACCTCAGGATGGCTCAGGGGGTGTCATTGACTGGGATGATGAGCGCGATGCTGAGCGGGTCAAGTTTGGAGGTGATGCCAGTCCTGATGGATCGCTACAAGGGGGCGCTCGGCTGCTTCGGTCTTCCTCGCATTACTCGcctcgaggagatgatggatctTGTTTGGAGGATATACCGCGACAGTCTTGGATCGAAGGGCGATACATGATGTCGTTTGCATGA
- a CDS encoding PHD domain-containing protein, with protein sequence MTTTGDKNNESQRIVPLRNPPQPRQQQSHQLQSSPPHRSHSGAQQQHRPALLTFISSFFSSSHDLSPSAMNLKRRNQRTGPFLQQNWINGVAPLRNSVMGVNLSTPKHLSGQDDGAPPQKRLRLSSPDPLENDRYPASHDTPESLSALRVEVLKVLHKDSKKVRPLQTTVAEPRDIVTIKGRCRITVSDVSEGFPNILYRCCKNCDIITYKNPVGPHRVARVSLPQPFLVPEESIKVNRHDDVSNDFAQSYRLDVELESINDGTWPPLDSHDFGIPLGELGSFSDSAKNRWIFHSEVGGVFGRSKTPVRLTTGHHPDRVLRPTDYVMDVDLRWTAGFRPIAKGSKPCITAIDPDTEPYTTGQLEPIPDDQLNGAGVLNGANGVNGGTNGTATTNGMNGLNGLNGVNGINGENGVNGVHALEDVNDTNGINGHAHEDSSHELDDDVDGEHTPNRALRTRGVKQQYNLKILSDKAQGKERKPRARAAQATPAEGRVTYFLPIDQPVCLDYWRCVTCGTFHDSLPLLQLHLQTYHLEYDYVLDMTSQGPHFRVTHRNESVASPTRTYQLGKPVKPWHLETYVSGDQSWVTSRLGPDNNEEPARSPSKQATARQLFDSKPSLPPQPTLPPVPRPKKRKITIPETNYPLFDPVSKARLVAGEDLPRPAIDNSWLIQKHREDIGEFSDVTSEEKEYIRNWDSFILQENVTSGTYFPRAWLKFVKEHASWLVAANPRMVEFGKHMGVLVARDVLDDKTIDQAMELFDEARAQLKAKAKEQANGTEDAQPADATLKQSPRASQIMKGANGCTVCQLPVLGPSLLVCSNKNCSSRLYHAGCIQQTATISPAARAKWLCNECSKSGGSS encoded by the exons ATGACGACAACAGGCGATAAAAACAATGAGAGCCAACGCATTGTGCCTTTGAGAAATCCTCCGCAACCGCGACAACAGCAATCACATCAGCTGCAATCATCACCGCCGCATCGCTCTCACTCAGgcgcccagcagcagcacagGCCCGCGCTCCTCACATTCATCTCGTCatttttctcctcctcccatgATCTCTCTCCCTCCGCCATGAACCTGAAAAGGCGCAATCAAAGGACGGGGCCCTTTCTTCAACAGAACTGGATCAACGGAGTCGCACCCTTGCGAAATTCAGTCATGGGTGTGAATCTTTCCACCCCAAAGCACTTGTCGGgtcaagatgatggcgccCCTCCGCAGAAGCGCCTTCGCCTGTCTTCTCCGGACCCTCTCGAAAATGACCGGTACCCTGCTTCGCATGACACGCCAGAGTCCCTCTCCGCTTTACGCGTCGAGGTTCTTAAGGTTCTTCACAAGGACTCTAAAAAAGTCCGACCCCTCCAGACCACTGTTGCTGAGCCCCGCGATATTGTCACCATCAAGGGCAGATGTCGCATCACCGTCTCCGACGTGAGCGAGGGCTTCCCCAATATCTTATACCGCTGCTGCAAGAACTGCGACATCATCACCTACAAAAATCCTGTTGGTCCTCACCGCGTCGCCCGGGTTAGCCTGCCCCAGCCGTTCCTCGTACCTGAAGAGAGCATCAAAGTGAacagacatgatgatgtgTCCAATGACTTTGCTCAATCGTACAGGTTGGACGTTGAACTGGAATCTATCAATGATGGCACATGGCCTCCCCTCGACTCTCATGACTTCGGCATCCCTCTGGGCGAGCTGGGTTCCTTCTCCGACTCTGCCAAGAACCGCTGGATTTTCCACAGCGAGGTTGGGGGAGTTTTTGGTAGAAGCAAGACCCCCGTGCGCCTCACAACTGGCCATCATCCCGATCGCGTTTTGCGTCCGACAGACTATGTCATGGACGTGGATTTGCGATGGACGGCAGGTTTCCGGCCGATAGCCAAGGGTTCCAAGCCCTGCATCACCGCAATTGACCCAGATACTGAGCCGTACACCACTGGTCAACTTGAGCCTATCCCCGATGACCAACTCAACGGCGCCGGCGTGTTGAATGGCGCCAATGGTGTCAATGGAGGCACCAATGGCACCGCTACTACCAACGGCATGAATGGCCTCAATGGTTTAAATGGCGTGAATGGCATCAACGGCGAAAATGGTGTGAACGGCGTTCACGCTCTCGAAGATGTCAACGATACCAATGGCATCAACGGCCATGCTCATGAGGACTCATCGCATGAGCTGGACGATGACGTGGATGGTGAACACACCCCCAACCGCGCCCTGAGAACACGAGGAGTCAAGCAGCAGTACAACCTCAAAATTCTCAGCGACAAAGCGCAAGGGAAAGAGCGAAAGCCGCGGGCAAGAGCTGCCCAAGCGACGCCGGCGGAAGGTCGCGTCACCTACTTCTTACCGATTGATCAGCCTGTGTGCTTGGATTACTGGCGATGCGTTACCTGTGGCACATTCCACGACTCGCTGCCTCTGCTGCAACTTCACCTGCAGACTTATCATTTGGAATACGACTATGTACTCGACATGACGAGCCAAGGACCGCATTTCCGAGTCACTCACCGTAACGAGTCTGTCGCTTCGCCCACGAGGACATACCAGCTAGGAAAGCCGGTAAAGCCCTGGCATCTGGAGACGTATGTGTCGGGCGACCAATCTTGGGTGACTTCGCGTCTTGGCCCAGACAACAACGAAGAGCCAGCGCGGTCTCCGTCGAAGCAGGCGACTGCAAGGCAGCTCTTTGACTCGAAACCTTCACTACCGCCGCAGCCAACGCTGCCACCAGTGCCTCGAcccaagaagagaaagatcACCATCCCCGAGACTAATTATCCCCTCTTTGATCCCGTGAGCAAGGCGCGCCTTGTAGCGGGCGAGGACCTGCCGAGGCCTGCGATTGACAACTCATGGCTGATTCAGAAGCATCGAGAAGACATTGGGGAATTTTCGGATGTTACATCCGAAGAGAAAGAATACATTCGAAACTGGGACTCATTCATTCTCCAGGAAAATGTCACTTCTGGAACGTACTTCCCACGCGCCTGGCTTAAATTTGTCAAGGAGCACGCCTCATGGCTCGTGGCGGCCAACCCTCGGATGGTGGAATTTGGCAAGCACATGGGTGTTTTGGTGGCGCGTGATGTCCTAGATGACAAGACAATCGACCAAGCCATGGAGCTCTTTGATGAGGCGAGGGCCCAGTtgaaggccaaggcgaagGAGCAAGCGAATGGCACTGAGGACGCGCAGCCTGCAGATGCAACGCTGAAACAGTCACCTCGGGCTTCTCAGATCATGAAAGGTGCAAATGGCTGTACAGTGTGTCAGCTGCCAGTTCTCGGGCCCAGCCTGCTTGTCTGCTCGAACAAG AACTGCTCAAGCCGCCTCTACCACGCTGGGTGCATTCAACAGACAGCCACCATCAGCCCAGCGGCTCGTGCCAAGTGGCTTTGTAATGAATGTAGCAAGTCGGGAGGATCCTCGTAG